AGGGACCGACCGATGTAGTTGGCCGTGGAACGACCGCCACCGATGTCGCCAGGATCGACGGTGACCCCGGTCTTGGCGCCGACGAGCACGCCGTCGAGGTAGACCTTGGCGGTGTCCGCCTTGTCCAGCGTGTAGGTCAGGTTCCGCCAACCGCCGCGGGGGACGGCCGCCCCGGACGTGACGGTCTGCTCACCGGTCCAGTTGCCCGGCGAGATGGACGACCGGTAGCTGTCGCCGGTGGTGAACAGGTAGCCGTCACCCGCGTTGTCGGTCGTGTTGCCCAGGCCCCAGATGAAGTAGGGCGTCGGCTGGGTCGGGTCGATGTCGACGTCCAGCGAGACGGTGATCTCGTCGAGCCCGGTCATGATGTTGTCCGGCAGGCGCACGTGGCCGTTGGCGCCGCCCAGCTTCAGCGCGCCGTCCGACCAGGTGGCGTCCCCGGAGAGGGTGGCGTTGTAGCCGTTGCCGGACGTGTCGTCGACCTGTGTGCCGCCGGCCTGGTCGAGGTCGTAGTGGGCGACCAGGCCGTTGGAGTCACGCTTGACCGGCTCCGGTGGGATCGGGCCGTCGAGCGCCTTCAGCAGTGCGGTGTGTTCGGTCGCGGTGACCGGCACGACGGTGCCGTGCCGCGGGCTGGCGGGCAGGTCGAACGCGGCGGGGACTCGCCAGTCGGGCGCATCGAGGTCCGCCGTGCCCAGCGGGATGTAGCCACGGCCGCCGTACTCGTCCACGAACAGGTAGTACGGGGAGCCGGACTTGTCGCCCGGGTTGGCCTTGAACACCGTCGGACCCTCGACCGCGGAAGTTCCCGCGTCCCGGCCGATGCAGCCCTTCTGGAACTCCCACGCCGGCGTGCCGGGCAGGTCGACCGCGGTCAGCGAGGTCGCTTTCTCCTGGATGATGTCCGAGCAGCCCGTGCCGCCCGCGCCCTCGTCCTTGGTGAACCGGTAGTAGATCCCGTTGTCCCTGATCACGGTGGAGTCGATGCGCGAGGAACCGCGGTCCTGCCAGATCTTCGGCTCGCTGAAGGTGGTGAAGTCGCGCGTGGTGGCGTAGAGCATCCGGTTGTACGTGCTGCCGACGTGCTGCGGGTCGTTGTCCGCGTACAGCTTGGACGCCCAGAACACCACGTACTGCTTGATGGTGTCGTCCCAGTACGCCTCGGGCGCCCACGTGTTGCCCGCCGTGGGCGGGGATACCTTCACGTGCCGCTGCGCGGACCAGTTCACCAGGTCCGTGGACTCCCACACCTCCAGGTACAGGCTGCCTTGGCGCTGCGCCCGGTCCCAGTCGCCGTCCCGTCCGATGGACAGGTCGGTGGCGATGAGGAAGAACCGGTCTCCCTCGGGCGAGCGGATCAGGAACGGGTCCCGCAGGCCCTGCGTGCCCTTCGTGGACGTCAGCACCGGGGCGCCGTTGTTCAGTTCGTCCCACTGCAAGGCGTTGTTGCCGCGACTGGCGGCAAAGTAGATCTTCTCGCCGCTGATGGAGTTGCCGGTGAAGTAGGCGAACGCGTAGCCCGCGTAGGGCTCGGCCTTGGGCAGTTGGCGCACGGTCAGGTCGAACGTCCTGCTCACCGTCGCGGCGCCGACGGTGACGGTCGCGGTGAGGTGGACCGCCGCGTCACCCGCGCCGTTGGCGGGCCGCGTCACGACCCCGTCCGTCGCGACTACGGCGGGCGCCGACGACGACCACGCCACGGTCGCGTTGTTCAGGCCCGTGGTTGGCAGGGTGAGGTGGCCGCGCACGTCATCGGCGTGCGCCACGCTCAGTGCGGCGGCGGCTTCCTCCGCCCTGGAACGGTCGCCGGGCAGGGGGAGCACCGTGGCTCGGAAGGACCTCTGCGCGGTCGAGTCACCGCGGGTCAGCGTCGCGGTGAGCATGACCTGGGCCGGGTCGGCATCCGGTGCGGGCCGCGTGACCTTGCCGCTCGACGCGATCACGGCGGGGTTGTCGGACGCCCAGGTGATCGTCGAACCGTACGCGGCCTTGGCGGGCAGTGCCAGGTCGGCGGTGACGGCGGACAGGTCGCCGAGCGAGAGATCGGTGAAGTCGCCCTGCAACCGCTCGGCGTCGCTAAGCGCGATCGTGGCGACCTCGGCGTCGTCCAGGGCACGGTTGTAGATCCGGAAGTTCTTGACCTTGCCGCGCAAGGTGTTGTCGGCGGCGTAGTTCGACTCGCCGAGCACGTTGACGGTCGTCGTGCCGTTGCCGATCTGTCCGGGCTGGACGGTCACCGAGGTGTTGCGCCCGACGGCGACGCCGTCCTCGTAGAGGGTTCCGGTCGTGCCGGCCTGCGTGTAGGTGACCGACTTCCACACACCCCGGTCGAGCCTGCCACCGGAGGACCGCGCGGTCACCTGCTCGCCGGACCAGTTCGTTTTCGACGCTGCCGCCCGGAAGTTGTCACCGGCGGCGAACAGGTACCCGTTGCCGGAGGAGGATGTCGCCGGGTTGCCCAGACCCCAGATGAAGTACGGCGTGGCCTGCGCGGGGTCGATCAGCACGTCCACCGAGACCGTGATCGAGGACAGGCCGGTGGCGATGTTGTGCGGGATCTTGACGTGGTCGTCCACGCCGTCCAGCGCCAGCCCTCCGGGGCCGAACCACGTGCCGCCGGCCAGCGTGCCGTTGCGGCCGTTGCCGGAGCTGTCGACCACCGTCGAACCCGAGGTCTGGGCCAGGTCGTAGCGCAGCAGGAGGCCGTCCGTGACGTCCTCCGCCGCAGCGGCGGCCTGTGGTATCGCGGCTATGCCCCAACACAACGTGACGGCCACGCCCGCAGCCAGTTGTCGGAACGTCCGTCTGTCACTGGCCAAGCGCAGCATGCGGTCCTCGCTACGTCGCGGGTGATGTTAGCGTTAACGCAACGAGTGTGGTTTGCCCGCTCTGGCCATGTCAACAGGCCTATTGGCGGTAGTGACCGCTAATAGCTGCCTGGCTACCGGCCGCTTCTGCCGACGACAGTGCGTCGTGGTTATGACTCTGGGGCGCACCAACTACCGCTGATCTCGCGTTGCTTAGGCGCACGGAGGGCGGTTCGCCTTGGCTCAGCTGCAGAGCTCGATGCCGTGAAAACTGCTTGTCCTGTGTGGACGTGGTTGCGGTTGTTGTGGCCGTATGTGGGTCGGGGTGTCGGATGCGGATCCAGACGGCGTATCCGATGGCGGGGACGACTACAACCCCAAGGCCTCAAGCGCCTGGACGCGGCGCAGACCCCCTGATCCGTTCGACCAGCTCGTCCCGGTACTCGGTGGCCGCCTGGAACTCCGGCTCGTCGCCAACCGCTTTCTTCAGCGCGCCTTCCATGATCTTCAACCCCTGGCGGTCGTCACCGTGCGAGTCGGCCATGCGCGCGGCGTTCTCCATGGCCTTGGCCAACCGGGTCGTGGCCTCGGGTTCCGCCTGCGCCCTGGTGATCCGGATCCAGTTGCCACCCGGATCGACGACCGCGAATCCGGTGTAGCGGTCGTTGCGCAGCCGGGGTCGGGTCATCCGCGGGATGCCGGAGATGAGCAGCTTCCCGTGCGTCTTGCGCATGGCCGCCGCGAACTCCTCGAACAACGCGTGGATGTCCGGCACGACGACGATGCACGTGCTGTAGGACTGCGCCGGGTCGTAGTCGTCCATGCCGAAGAAGTGCAGGTTGATGTCTTCCCGCCGCACCGCCAGGTACGGGTTCGGCCGCGTCTGCCGATAGGTCACCTCGAAGCCGAGCATCTCGTAGAACGACGCGATTTCGTCGATGGAAGGACAGGGCAGGGCCGGAATCGTCAGTTCGTTCGCCACCGCCCGAACCTAGGCCCGAACCGGCCGAAACGACACGGAGCTATTTGCTCAAGCACATGGATGTGGAGTGCAGGGGGAGCGTCCCGTGCTGTCGGGCATTGCCCGGGGCGCCACGGACGAGGATGTCAGTGGGCGGCTTGGCGTTGCCCTCGTGCGACGGTCAGGCACAGTGCGGCCAGTGCTGCGATGATCGGCGCCCAGCCGAAACGTTCCCACGGGCTGGGCGAGGCCAGGTTCATCAGTGTTCCCGCCGTGAGCAGCCCGACCAACGCCCACGTGCCGACCTTGGCGATTTGTTCCGGTATCCACCGCACGCGGTAGCCACCTCGCCGCAGCACCACCGCTGCGGCCACGAGCCAGAACGCGGTGGCGACCCCGCTGGCCATCCGCAGGGTGTCGGGCAGTTCGGCCGACGCGCCGCCGTACGCTGCCCGGCCCAGCGGGACTCCGGCAGCCAACAGTGCTTGGAACGCCGACACCACAGCGAAGCCTGTTCCGGCAGCGGCGGCGGCCCGTCTCAGTCGGTGAGTGGACGTTGTCGTCATGAGGTTCTCCCTCGTCGTGTTTCGGCTGTGTCGTCGAGTTCGGCGAGAATGGACAGTGC
This is a stretch of genomic DNA from Saccharothrix ecbatanensis. It encodes these proteins:
- a CDS encoding family 43 glycosylhydrolase, whose protein sequence is MASDRRTFRQLAAGVAVTLCWGIAAIPQAAAAAEDVTDGLLLRYDLAQTSGSTVVDSSGNGRNGTLAGGTWFGPGGLALDGVDDHVKIPHNIATGLSSITVSVDVLIDPAQATPYFIWGLGNPATSSSGNGYLFAAGDNFRAAASKTNWSGEQVTARSSGGRLDRGVWKSVTYTQAGTTGTLYEDGVAVGRNTSVTVQPGQIGNGTTTVNVLGESNYAADNTLRGKVKNFRIYNRALDDAEVATIALSDAERLQGDFTDLSLGDLSAVTADLALPAKAAYGSTITWASDNPAVIASSGKVTRPAPDADPAQVMLTATLTRGDSTAQRSFRATVLPLPGDRSRAEEAAAALSVAHADDVRGHLTLPTTGLNNATVAWSSSAPAVVATDGVVTRPANGAGDAAVHLTATVTVGAATVSRTFDLTVRQLPKAEPYAGYAFAYFTGNSISGEKIYFAASRGNNALQWDELNNGAPVLTSTKGTQGLRDPFLIRSPEGDRFFLIATDLSIGRDGDWDRAQRQGSLYLEVWESTDLVNWSAQRHVKVSPPTAGNTWAPEAYWDDTIKQYVVFWASKLYADNDPQHVGSTYNRMLYATTRDFTTFSEPKIWQDRGSSRIDSTVIRDNGIYYRFTKDEGAGGTGCSDIIQEKATSLTAVDLPGTPAWEFQKGCIGRDAGTSAVEGPTVFKANPGDKSGSPYYLFVDEYGGRGYIPLGTADLDAPDWRVPAAFDLPASPRHGTVVPVTATEHTALLKALDGPIPPEPVKRDSNGLVAHYDLDQAGGTQVDDTSGNGYNATLSGDATWSDGALKLGGANGHVRLPDNIMTGLDEITVSLDVDIDPTQPTPYFIWGLGNTTDNAGDGYLFTTGDSYRSSISPGNWTGEQTVTSGAAVPRGGWRNLTYTLDKADTAKVYLDGVLVGAKTGVTVDPGDIGGGRSTANYIGRSLYAADKYLKGQVRDFSLYARALSAEDVASLSGNTTGVIGVGLDSLKIDARIDTAAGTVVLPVRPGTDLKTLAPRFVVASGSTVTPSGPQDYSKPVTVTVTAKDGTSRQWTVRALEMRSPVLPGLNADPNIVRFGDTYYIYATTDGFPGWSSSSFKVWSSKNLVDWTEHGTILDLGPDVSWADSRAWAPTAIEKDGKYYFYFSADQNIGVAVADSPLGPFTEPLGRPLVDKAGYDNAQQIDPAVFTDDDGRSYLLWGNGTPRIAQLNADMVSLDKSTEQRLSGLTGFREGLFLNKRAGVYYLSWSIDDTRSENYRVGYATGPSPTGPWTSRGEILTKDTANGILGTGHHSIVQVPGTDDWYIAYHRFAIPGGDGTHRETTIDRLHFEPDGSIRKVVPTLESVEPLAYIGGPITTTVSLGTVTLTGGHGVAAIEYRVDGGAWTKYQGPVTVGKGSHTVEYRAQSVNLVRSEVWTLAVQPLTYAQAKAEIAEFKKAGRITPLLAMLAQLHLTRAETAQAAGLPQVAGPALDNIDRLATHVRDGEVRTRMRAIAAELKYQI
- a CDS encoding bleomycin resistance protein, producing the protein MANELTIPALPCPSIDEIASFYEMLGFEVTYRQTRPNPYLAVRREDINLHFFGMDDYDPAQSYSTCIVVVPDIHALFEEFAAAMRKTHGKLLISGIPRMTRPRLRNDRYTGFAVVDPGGNWIRITRAQAEPEATTRLAKAMENAARMADSHGDDRQGLKIMEGALKKAVGDEPEFQAATEYRDELVERIRGSAPRPGA